DNA sequence from the Acidimicrobiia bacterium genome:
TTGAAGGCCAACGGGATCCCACCCCGCTGCCTTGTCGAACGGAACGACGCGTTTCAACGAGGCCAGCAGGTCGCCTACCGTCTGAGTCACACGGCCGATGGTAACGACGTCGGACGTGGCGCCGTTCACGGAACGTTCAGGAACACCGCGCCACCGGCGCCGGTTCTCGTGACCGATCACACAAGGAGCTGAACATGGTGTTTGGACGCAAGGCTGCCGAGATGCCGACGGCCGAGACCGCCCTCCCCGGTCGCCCGACCGAGATGCCCGTTCCGGATTCTCACTACGTGAACGGCAACCGCATCGTCCCCCCCTTCCCCGACGGGATGGAGATCGCCTACTTCGGGATGGGCTGCTTCTGGGGCGCCGAGCGCATCTTCTGGGAGACGGACGGGGTCTATGCAACGGCCGCCGGCTATGCCGGCGGGTTGACCCCGAACCCGACATACGAAGAGGTCTGCTCGGGACGAACAGGGCACACGGAGGCCGTGATCGTGGTGTACGACCCCATGACGGTTGGCTACGAGGAGCTGTTGGCGGCGTTCTGGGAGAACCACGACCCGACGACCCCGAATCGCCAGGGCAACGACGTCGGCACGCAGTACCGCTCGGCCATCTACTGGACGAACGAGCAGCAACGCAAGGAAGCGGAGTCCAGCAGGGACGCCTACCAGGACTCACTGACCGCAGCGGGCTTCGGATCGATCACGACGGAGCTCGAGCAGGCAGGACCGTTCTACTACGCCGAGACCTACCACCAGCAGTACCTGGCGAAGAACCCGAACGGCTACTGCAACCACGGCTTCTGCCAGGTGAGATACGAGAGGGCGGAGGCCTGATGTCGTCCGCTACGGGGGCGGAAACGCCTTAACCGCATTTCGACGGGTTCTGAACCTACCGTTAGTGTTTGTCCAGCTACTTTGGGCAGTAGCGCATCTCATGGGACGGTAGAGAAGCGCACCAGACCGTCGAGTGGGAGACGTTCGATGCGCCACCAAACCCGGGCCGGGGTGTCCACCGCGACGCTCGTCCTCACGCTCAGCCTGCTCACCGGAGTCCCCGCGGCCCAGGCCGGCGCCAAGTGCGCCGGACTCGCAGTCACCATCGCCGGTACGGCGGCCTCCGACACCATGATCGGTACGGCGGGAGCCGACGTCATCCATGGGGGCGGCGGGAACGACGTGATCGCCGGAAAGGGAGGCGACGACGTGATCTGCGGGGGCGCGGGCGACGACGAGATCTCAGGCGGCCGGGGCGACGACCTCCTCGTTGGTGGCGCCGGCGCAGACGCCATCTCGGGCGGAGACGGCGAGGACGACATCGCCGGCAGCGCCGGTCCCGACGTGTTGAACGGTGGCGGGTCGCCCGACACGATCGCCGGCGGCAAGGGCGCCGACATCGTCAACGGTGGCCGCGGCGCCGACACCGTCGCGGGCGGGTCGGGCAACGACACGCTCCGAGGTGACCGGCACAACGACGTCATCAGGGGCGGCGGCAACGCCGACAGGCTCGTCGGCAACGCCGGGTCCGACTGGCTCAATGGCGGCAACGGCATGGACAAGGCCATAGGCGGCCCGGGGGCCGACGATTGTCTCTCGGCGATCAGGCTCGACCCGTGCGAAGGCCCCGAGTACCTGAAGACGTTCGACAGCGTCGATCCGGCAGGCCCGAAACCGTTCGAGAACTCCGAGGAGTTCAGCGTCAGCATCAACTCCCGGGTCGGCTCGACTTGGGACAAGCTGGCGCCGATGCAGGCCCAGCACGGCGCCAACTGCGACCCGCCACCTGAGACTCACAAGGTCACGAAGTACGGCGACGCGGTCTACAACTGCCGCTTCCACATGATGACCGCCGTCAGCTCCGGTAAGAAGAGCCTCCACAACTATGCGGTGGCGATGTTCTCGCCGAACCGGACGCTCGACTTCTCCGGCGGTGAGGCGACGATCCGCTTCGACGTCTCGACGTTGCGAGCATCGAAGCGCGATTGGTTCGAGATCTGGATCACGCCCTACGAGGATCTGTTGCGCATTCCCGTTCAGAAGGATCGCCCGTCCATGCAGGGCACGCCTCGCAACGGGATCATGATCGCCCTCAAGTCGTTCACCGACATCGGGTCGGTCGACGTGAAGGTCGTGAAGGACTTCCAAGTGACGGACATCGACGGGCCGGTCGAGTGGGTCGGCTACGAGAACTTCCTGACCCCGTCGGCCACTGTTCGCTCGACGTTCGAGATCAAGCTGTCGAAGCAGCGGATCTCCGTCGGCATGCCCAACGAGAGCTTCTATTGGATCCCCAACAAGCAGATCCCTGGAGGCCTCGGCTTCGACAAGGGCATCGTCCAGTTCGGCCACAACTCGTACGACGTCTTCGAGTGCGACGACGGGTGCTCCGTAGGGCCGAACACATGGCACTGGGACAACATCTACCTGGCGCCTTCCGAGCCCATCACGGCGCTTCCGGCCAACCGACGCCACGTCGACTCCGACACCCCGTCCTACGTCACCTTCCCGCGTAAGGCACCGGCCGGCTCGCAGCTCCAGTTCACCGGGGTCGGATTCGACCTCGAGGTGAGCTTCGACAACGGGGCGACGTGGAAGGCGGCCAAGCTGGCCCACAACCGCAGCGCCGAGCATTGGAAGTACAAGAACTACTCCATGGGCGTCCCGAAGGGGACGAAGCGGGTGTACTTCCGGGGCGCCGACCCGTACGACGGCCATTGGCAGATCCAAGACATATCGATCCTCAACCGTGCAATCCCCCCTGGGGCTGCCGAAGCCGAGGCGCCGGTGGCAGGCGTCGATCGTCCTCCTGTGCCCGGGCTCGAGGTGGCGGCCTCCGCCGGGGCCT
Encoded proteins:
- the msrA gene encoding peptide-methionine (S)-S-oxide reductase MsrA; protein product: MVFGRKAAEMPTAETALPGRPTEMPVPDSHYVNGNRIVPPFPDGMEIAYFGMGCFWGAERIFWETDGVYATAAGYAGGLTPNPTYEEVCSGRTGHTEAVIVVYDPMTVGYEELLAAFWENHDPTTPNRQGNDVGTQYRSAIYWTNEQQRKEAESSRDAYQDSLTAAGFGSITTELEQAGPFYYAETYHQQYLAKNPNGYCNHGFCQVRYERAEA
- a CDS encoding calcium-binding protein — protein: MRHQTRAGVSTATLVLTLSLLTGVPAAQAGAKCAGLAVTIAGTAASDTMIGTAGADVIHGGGGNDVIAGKGGDDVICGGAGDDEISGGRGDDLLVGGAGADAISGGDGEDDIAGSAGPDVLNGGGSPDTIAGGKGADIVNGGRGADTVAGGSGNDTLRGDRHNDVIRGGGNADRLVGNAGSDWLNGGNGMDKAIGGPGADDCLSAIRLDPCEGPEYLKTFDSVDPAGPKPFENSEEFSVSINSRVGSTWDKLAPMQAQHGANCDPPPETHKVTKYGDAVYNCRFHMMTAVSSGKKSLHNYAVAMFSPNRTLDFSGGEATIRFDVSTLRASKRDWFEIWITPYEDLLRIPVQKDRPSMQGTPRNGIMIALKSFTDIGSVDVKVVKDFQVTDIDGPVEWVGYENFLTPSATVRSTFEIKLSKQRISVGMPNESFYWIPNKQIPGGLGFDKGIVQFGHNSYDVFECDDGCSVGPNTWHWDNIYLAPSEPITALPANRRHVDSDTPSYVTFPRKAPAGSQLQFTGVGFDLEVSFDNGATWKAAKLAHNRSAEHWKYKNYSMGVPKGTKRVYFRGADPYDGHWQIQDISILNRAIPPGAAEAEAPVAGVDRPPVPGLEVAASAGAFSELPTPAVTSPATVDRRRTAVRTWTGLLSP